From a single Nicotiana tabacum cultivar K326 chromosome 8, ASM71507v2, whole genome shotgun sequence genomic region:
- the LOC142163075 gene encoding uncharacterized protein LOC142163075 — translation MGSPEVSLSSTIGGFDEFIIPISHPFYVHPSDSPSTHLVSPLFDGTGFVNWRKNMLTALSAKNKLGLITSRISKPQFDSPYYQFWERCNDHVIAWITNSLSRDIANSVMGFDTAKDICTDIDERFGSSNGSKYIQIQRELSAASQESLDIATYFTKLRGLWDELTTAYVGPVCSYGALPEFIEEHKIYQFLSGLNKSYSTCKTNILMISSLPSLSKAYSMLQHDEKQKETSAPIPVFQMILSPLLLQLVLSTTIKVTIRGFNLS, via the coding sequence ATGGGTAGTCCTGAAGTAAGTTTGTCTTCTACGATTGGGGGTTTTGATGAATTCATTATCCCTATCTCTCATCCCTTTTATGTACATCCCTCGGATAGTCCGAGCACTCATCTGGTGTCTCCCCTCTTTGATGGAACTGGTTTTGTCAATTGGCGTAAAAACATGTTGACTGCACTTTCTGCCAAAAATAAGCTAGGTCTCATTACTAGTAGAATATCCAAACCACAATTTGATTCACCTTACTATCAATTTTGGGAAAGATGCAATGACCATGTCATTGCATGGATAACTAATTCATTGTCTAGGGACATAGCTAATAGTGTCATGGGTTTTGATACTGCTAAGGACATCTGTACTGATATAGATGAAAGATTTGGTTCTTCCAATGGTTCCAAATACATCCAGATCCAAAGGGAACTTAGTGCAGCCTCCCAAGAATCCTTAGATATTGCAACTTACTTTACTAAATTGAGAGGTCTTTGGGATGAACTTACCACTGCTTATGTTGGACCTGTGTGTTCTTATGGTGCTTTACCTGAGTTCATTGAGGAGCACAAGATATATCAGTTCCTTAGTGGTTTAAATAAATCTTACTCCACCTGTAAAACCAATATTCTGATGATATCATCCCTTCCTTCCTTGAGTAAAGCATACTCTATGCTTCAACATGATGAAAAACAGAAAGAGACTTCTGCTCCCATTCCAGTTTTTCAAATGATTTTGTCTCCTTTACTGTTGCAACTGGTCCTATCAACAACCATAAAGGTTACAATCAGAGGGTTCAATTTGAGTTAA
- the LOC107799270 gene encoding protein RGF1 INDUCIBLE TRANSCRIPTION FACTOR 1, with the protein MGPDEDDNRWPLWLKPLLSERFFGQCKLHADSHKSECNMYCLDCINGPLCSLCLAHHKDHRVIQIRRSSYHDVIRVNEIQKYLDISSVQTYVINSAKVVFLNERPQPRPGKGVTNTCEVCERSLLDSFKFCSLGCKIVGTSSNYVKKPKNSPEKRRTPATASESEESYSSSSSSHGRRNKIQSFTPSTPPPTSANYRMAKRRKGIPHRSPMGGLYID; encoded by the exons ATG GGACCTGATGAAGATGACAATAGGTGGCCTCTTTGGTTGAAGCCATTACTAAGTGAACGATTCTTTGGTCAATGCAAATTACACGCTGATTCCCATAAAAGTGAATGTAATATGTACTGTCTTGACTGTATTAATGGCCCTCTTTGCTCTCTCTGTTTAGCCCATCACAAAGACCATCGTGTTATTCAG ATAAGGAGGTCATCGTACCATGATGTGATAAGGGTTAATGAAATTCAGAAATATTTGGACATTTCTTCAGTTCAGACATACGTTATCAACAGTGCTAAAGTTGTGTTCTTGAATGAAAGGCCACAGCCTAGGCCAGGCAAAGGGGTGACTAATACATGTGAAGTCTGTGAAAGAAGTCTTCTTGATTCCTTCAAATTCTGCTCTCTCGGTTGCAAG ATTGTTGGGACCTCAAGTAATTACGTGAAGAAGCCAAAGAATTCGCCGGAGAAGAGGAGGACGCCGGCGACGGCATCGGAATCTGAAGAGTCTtacagtagtagcagcagcagccaTGGCCGGAGAAACAAGATTCAAAGTTTCACTCCGTCAACGCCACCTCCAACTTCTGCTAATTACAGAATGGCCAAACGCAGAAAGGGAATTCCTCATCGATCCCCAATGGGAGGACTATACATAGATTAG